The region CCGCGCACGAGAAGCTGCTCACCGCGTTCGTGGGCGGCGCCACGCCGGACGTCTCGCAGCTCGGCAACACCTGGGTTCCCGAGTTCCAGGCGCTGGGGGCGCTGGAGGAGCTGGGGCCGTGGACCGCCCGCTCGGCCGACGTCCCGCGGGCGGACTACTTCCCGGGGATCTGGGACACCAACGTCATCGACGGGCGCGTCTACGGCGTCCCGTGGTACGTGGACACGCGCGTGCTCTTCTACCGCCCCGACCTGCTGGCCGCCGCGGGCTACACGGAGCCGCCGCGCACGTGGGCGGAGTGGCTGGACGCCATGCGGAAGATGAAGGCGCGCATGGGCCCCGAGCGCTGGCCGATCCTGCTGCCCACCAACGAGTGGCCGCAGCCGGTGATCCTGGGGATGCAGGCCGGGGCGCCGCTCCTGCGCGACGGCGGGCGCTGGGGGGCTTTTCGCGACCCGCGCTTCCGCCGGGGCTTCGAGTTCTACGTGGGCCTCTTCCGCGAGCGGCTGGCGCCCGCGGTGAGCGCGTCGGAGATCTCCAACCGCTACCAGGAGTTCGCGCAGGGCAGCGTGGCCATGATGATCACCGGGCCGTGGGAGATCGGCGAGTTCTCCAACCGCGTGCCTGCCGAGGTCCCCTGGATGACGGCGCCGCTCCCGGGGCCGGACGGGCCGGGGAGCTCGCTCGCGGGCGGGGCCAGCCTGGTGCTCTTCCGCGCCTCGGAGAAGAAGGACGCGGCGTGGAAGTTCATCGAGTTCCTCTCCCGCCCCGAGGTGCAGGTGCGCTTCTACGGGCTGACCGGCGACCTCCCCGCGCGGCGGACGGCGTGGCGGGACACGGCGCTGGCCCGCAACCGCTACGCGGCGGCGTTCCGCGACCAGCTGGAGCGCGTGGTGGCGCTGCCCAAGGTGCCCGAGGCCGAGCAGATCGTGAGCAAGGTGTTCGAGCAGGGTGAGCGCGCCGCCCGCGGCCAGGCCACGGTCGACCAGGCGCTCGCCGCCCTCGACCGCGAGGTGGACGTGATCCTGGAGAAGCGCCGCTGGCTCCTGGCGCGGCGGGAGGAGCGGCGGTGAGGGGGCGGGCCGGGGGTCGTGGATGGCCTTTCGTAGGGGCGAGGCATGCCTCGCCCGGCGGATGCAGGCCCCCGCGCGGAAGGCTGGTCATGTGCCACGGCAGCCTTCCCCCGGACTCGCATGCTCGCCCCTACGAAACGAAAACCGGGGCGTTCGTGCTCGCCGTCGTTGCCGTTGCGCGCAGCGCGCGGGCGCAGCCCGCCAGTCCGCGCAGGCGGACTTCCTGTAGTTGTTGCCGCGAATTCATTCGCCCCAGCATACCGCGCGGGGCTCGCTCATGACCGACCTCACCACCGGCACGGCGGAGGTCGGCGGGCGCGCGCAGGCGGGGCTCGCGGCCGCCGCGCGCACCCCGCGGCGGCGCTTCCGCGCGCCGTCGGAGGACAACCGGGCGGCGTACGCGTTCCTGGCGCCCGCGCTGGTGCTGATCGGGGTCTTCTTCTTCCTCCCGGTGCTGGCGGCGCTCCTCCTTTCCTTCACCGACTACGACATCTACGCCATCGGCGACCCGTCGAACGCGCGCTTCGTGGGCGCGCGCAACTACCGGCAGCTCCTCCAGACGCCGCTCTTCTGGCAGGCGCTGAAGAACACCTTCTACTTCGCGCTGGTGGGCGGGCCGCTCTCCATCGCCGTCTCGCTCGGGGCGGCGCTCCTGCTCAACGCCAGGCTGGTGCGCTTCAAGGCCTTCTTCCGCACCGTCTACTTCATCCCCTTCGTCACCACGCTGGTGGCCGTCGCCATCGTCTGGCGCTACCTGTACCACACGCGCTACGGGCTGCTGAACTACGGGCTCGGGCTGTTCGGCGTCGATCCGGTGGACTGGCTGGGCGACCCGCGCTGGGCCATGCCGGCCATCATCCTGATGACGGTGTGGAAGAGCTTCGGCTACAACATGCTCATCTTCATCGCCGGGCTGCAGGCGATCCCCGAGGAGCTGTACGAGGCGGCGAAGATCGACGGCGCGGGCGCCCTGCAGCGCTTCCGCCACGTGACGCTGCCGCAGCTGGGGCCCACGCTGGTCTTCGTCACCGTCATCACCATGATCGGCTTCTTCCAGCTCTTCGTGGAGCCGTACGTGATGACCAACGGCGGGCCGCTGCGGGCGACGACGAGCGTGGTGCTGCTGATGTACGAGGAGGGCTTCCGCTGGTGGCGGCTGGGCTTCGCGGCGTCGGTGGCCTTCGTCCTCTTCGCCGTGATCCTGGCGGCCACGCTCGTCCAGCTCCGCTTCCAGCGCCGGGAGGCCCGGTGAGCCCGCGCGCGGTGAAGGCCCTGCTCTATGCGCAGCTCGCCCTGGGCGCCGTGCTGGCGATGATCCCGATGCTGTGGATGGTCTCGGCGTCGCTGATGCCGGCGGGGCAGGCCAGCACCTACCCGCCGCGCCTCTTCCCGCGCGAGGTGACCTTCGAGCACTACGTGGCGCTCTTCACCCGGCTGGACCTGGGGCGCTCGCTCTTCAACAGCGCCGTGATCGCGGTGACGGTGACGGCGATCTCGATCCTGATCAACGCGATGGCCGGCTACGCCTTCGCCAAGCTGCGCTTCCGCGGGCGCGACCGGCTCTTCCGGCTGCTGGCGGCGGGGCTGGTGATCCCCGTGCAGGTCACCATGCTCCCGCTCTTCCTGCTGCTGAAGCAGCTGGGGCTGATCAACACCTACTGGGGCGTGATCATCCCCGGCCTGGCCAGCATCTTCGGGATCTTCCTCATCCGCCAGTACGCGGTGTCGATCCCCGACGACCTGCTGGACGCGGCGCGGGTGGACGGGGCGG is a window of Longimicrobium sp. DNA encoding:
- a CDS encoding sugar ABC transporter permease, producing MTDLTTGTAEVGGRAQAGLAAAARTPRRRFRAPSEDNRAAYAFLAPALVLIGVFFFLPVLAALLLSFTDYDIYAIGDPSNARFVGARNYRQLLQTPLFWQALKNTFYFALVGGPLSIAVSLGAALLLNARLVRFKAFFRTVYFIPFVTTLVAVAIVWRYLYHTRYGLLNYGLGLFGVDPVDWLGDPRWAMPAIILMTVWKSFGYNMLIFIAGLQAIPEELYEAAKIDGAGALQRFRHVTLPQLGPTLVFVTVITMIGFFQLFVEPYVMTNGGPLRATTSVVLLMYEEGFRWWRLGFAASVAFVLFAVILAATLVQLRFQRREAR
- a CDS encoding sugar ABC transporter substrate-binding protein, which produces MTEILRRSALVALSSLLLAACGREADDGVTVVRFWGMGREGEVVGELVPEFERLNPGVRVEVQQIPWSAAHEKLLTAFVGGATPDVSQLGNTWVPEFQALGALEELGPWTARSADVPRADYFPGIWDTNVIDGRVYGVPWYVDTRVLFYRPDLLAAAGYTEPPRTWAEWLDAMRKMKARMGPERWPILLPTNEWPQPVILGMQAGAPLLRDGGRWGAFRDPRFRRGFEFYVGLFRERLAPAVSASEISNRYQEFAQGSVAMMITGPWEIGEFSNRVPAEVPWMTAPLPGPDGPGSSLAGGASLVLFRASEKKDAAWKFIEFLSRPEVQVRFYGLTGDLPARRTAWRDTALARNRYAAAFRDQLERVVALPKVPEAEQIVSKVFEQGERAARGQATVDQALAALDREVDVILEKRRWLLARREERR
- a CDS encoding carbohydrate ABC transporter permease, which encodes MSPRAVKALLYAQLALGAVLAMIPMLWMVSASLMPAGQASTYPPRLFPREVTFEHYVALFTRLDLGRSLFNSAVIAVTVTAISILINAMAGYAFAKLRFRGRDRLFRLLAAGLVIPVQVTMLPLFLLLKQLGLINTYWGVIIPGLASIFGIFLIRQYAVSIPDDLLDAARVDGAGELRIFWSIVLPTIVPILATLGIWTFLSTWNDFMWPLIVLSDEARWTLPVALANLSGEHVQDTELMMAGSVLTILPVMLVFLFLQRYYIQGVMVGSVKG